TGAGCATAAGTTACTTGATAAAGCTCTCCAGAAAAGTAATGAACGATTAAAAAAATTATTGGAAGAAACTGTTAATGGACTGGTTTCTGCCTTGGAAATCCGCGATCCATATACTGCCGGACATCAGAAAAGAGTTGCAATTTTGGCAAACGCTATTGCAAAATCAATGAAATTATCACAGGAGCAGATAGATGGAATTAGAATTTCCGCTACTTTGCATGATATCGGTAAGATGGAAGTTCCTGGTGAAATTCTCAGCAAACCCGGTAAATTATCAGATATCCAATTCAGTTTGATCAAAAACCATCCGCAAGCTGGTTATGAAATTTTAAAATCAATCGAATTTCCCTGGCCTGTTGCTAAGATAGTTTACCAGCATCATGAAAAACTTAATGGTTCCGGATATCCGCAAGGTCTTTCCGGTGATGAAATTATCCTCGAAGCAAAAATACTCTGCGTTGCTGATGTTGTCGAAGCAATGGCATCTCATCGTCCTTATCGTCCTGCCAGAGGTATCGATGCAACTCTCGAGGAAATTCAGAAGAATAAAAGAATCCTTTATGATCCTGAAGTTGTGGATGTCTGTTATCGATTGTTTAAGAATAAAGGATTTAATTTTCATGAGTGAGCCCACTCTAAAAATATCAAATTCAATAAAATTAGAAACCGTTAAAACGATTAATACTTTTTCCTGTTTCAGTAACCACCAACTTAAGTTGTTGGTTACTAATAAGATAGAGAACATTAACTGATTCATCAGTTTCCAAATTATTGTCTTTTTTGAATGAACTCAAGAATAAAAAAATCAAAAAAATTAATCTGATATTAGACTGAACAAAATAAATTTTGGAGTTTCAAATGAAAAAAAAGAAAATTTGTTTTTTAGTTTTATTGCTCTTCATAATTCTCAATTTGATTTCTGAAACAAATATTTATGCCAAAAGTTTGGATAAAATTAGCGGAGTTTTTGATAAGATCGATTTTTCAACATATTCGGATGATGAATTATTTGACCTACTTTCAAACTGGAATAAATTTCCAAAACTCGATGATTCGACAGGTTTCAGACAAATGAAAAATATGATCAACGATACTTTATCCGCACCTTTTATTTTCTATATTCCAGATAATTATGATGAACAACTGAAAACTCCATTGCTACTTTACCTGCACGGAGGAGTCGGCAGGCAGGATTTCATCGAAGATTTTAGGGATTATGCTGTGGAAAATCCTTTCCTTCCTTTTGCTGAACAGAACAACTGGTTTATCCTTTTTCCTGCTGGAAATCAATACACAATGTGGTGGGAATCGGTTGGAATTGAAAATATAAAAACCCAGATCAGGTATTTGAAAAATCAATATAATATCGATGATGACCGGATTTTTGTAACCGGATTTTCTGATGGAGGTTCCGGTTCGTTTCATCTTGCTTTATCTGATCCAACTTATTTTGCTTCTTTTTATCCTTTGAACGGATTTATTTCTGTCGGTTCTCGAGTAACTAAAAAACCGGCTTATCTTCCCAATCTTAAAAATCGTTT
This portion of the Candidatus Cloacimonadota bacterium genome encodes:
- a CDS encoding HD-GYP domain-containing protein, producing DDKNAFKYFKLYSKIKDEIFTEESNKQIALLQTIYETEKKEKEAEIYKLKNVELAEANREIQQKNKELNIHREHLEEIVRERTKELISSNKQLKREIHEHKLLDKALQKSNERLKKLLEETVNGLVSALEIRDPYTAGHQKRVAILANAIAKSMKLSQEQIDGIRISATLHDIGKMEVPGEILSKPGKLSDIQFSLIKNHPQAGYEILKSIEFPWPVAKIVYQHHEKLNGSGYPQGLSGDEIILEAKILCVADVVEAMASHRPYRPARGIDATLEEIQKNKRILYDPEVVDVCYRLFKNKGFNFHE